A genomic segment from Cuculus canorus isolate bCucCan1 chromosome 20, bCucCan1.pri, whole genome shotgun sequence encodes:
- the LOC104057356 gene encoding uncharacterized protein LOC104057356 isoform X1, producing MKTSTAAFAVLFVAVLCYQVSSSPRSVNFSGPCCVTYSAKPFPLSHVATYEYTGSHCFQPAVICRGWREPHLFMLAAAGPAGATLLPRPKDPVASAGRQRGHHLLWALTVQQVLPCCKATAGTILPVLADPE from the exons ATGAAGACCTCcacagctgcctttgctgtCCTTTTTGTGGCTGTCCTCTGCTACCaggtctcctcttctccac GTTCTGTGAACTTTTCTGGTCCCTGCTGTGTCACATATAGCGCTAAACCGTTTCCCCTGAGCCATGTGGCAACATATGAGTACAcgggcagccactgcttccaGCCAGCTGTGAT cTGCCGGGGGTGGAGGGAGCCCCACCTTTTCatgctggctgcagctggcCCCGCCGGTGCCACGCTCCTCCCCCGGCCGAAGGATCCCGTGGCCAGTGCCGGACGGCAGCGAGGCCACCATCTCCTCTGGGCTCTCACGGTGCAGCAGGTGCTGCCTTGCTGTAAGGCTACCGCAGGCACGatcctgcctgtgctggctGACCCGGAGTAA
- the LOC104057356 gene encoding C-C motif chemokine 5-like isoform X2, which produces MKTSTAAFAVLFVAVLCYQVSSSPRSVNFSGPCCVTYSAKPFPLSHVATYEYTGSHCFQPAVIFTTFRGQMVCGKPDDKWVQDIIKNQEVKASRG; this is translated from the exons ATGAAGACCTCcacagctgcctttgctgtCCTTTTTGTGGCTGTCCTCTGCTACCaggtctcctcttctccac GTTCTGTGAACTTTTCTGGTCCCTGCTGTGTCACATATAGCGCTAAACCGTTTCCCCTGAGCCATGTGGCAACATATGAGTACAcgggcagccactgcttccaGCCAGCTGTGAT attcACCACCTTCCGAGGCCAGATGGTTTGTGGCAAACCTGATGACAAATGGGTCCAGGACATCATAAAGAACCAAGAGGTCAAGGCAAGCAGAGGATGA
- the LOC104057357 gene encoding E3 ubiquitin-protein ligase TRIM39 isoform X2 produces MALAGALERLQEEAICPICLEYMSEPCRASCHRSGFRPNRQLASIVESIRQLGLKGGSVVELGPETPLCVQHEECLKLFCEEDEEPICVVCRESLRHRLHTVYPIEEAVQVYKVKLHRCLENLLKEVEDVKKRESAERLKTQECKETVKKKRERIVSEFGKLHRLLVDEEKLLLQKLEEEEKRILLLINENLARLVEQKSLLEELILEIKEKTQQADDGLLKDMKSILSRCEGVKFQSPKVVSVTLKENYSIPERCLGLRDMLKKFKVDVTLDPDTAHPELSLSEDRKSVRRGSKKLLLSLFENPKRFGTAPVVLGSQVFFSGRSYWEVQVGDKPEWGLGLCRESASRKGNVFFSPNNGYWVLRLQNGVNYEALTSPVSPLTISVRPRRIGIFLDYEAGEISFYNVTDRSHIYTFTDKFSGNLQPLFFLGAFLGGRNAEPLVISWVRDTQGTGCIIL; encoded by the exons ATGGCGCTGGCAGGTGCCCTGGAGCGGCTGCAGGAAGAGGCCATCTGCCCCATCTGCCTGGAGTACATGAGCGAGCCG TGCCGTGCCTCCTGCCACCGCAGCGGCTTCCGACCCAACCGGCAGTTGGCCAGCATCGTGGAGAGCATCCGGCAGCTGGGGCTGAAGGGTGGCTCGGTGGTGGAGCTGGGGCCAGAGACCCCGCTCTGTGTCCAGCACGAGGAGTGCCTCAAGCTCTTCtgtgaggaggatgaggagccCATCTGCGTGGTGTGCCGGGAGTCCCTGCGCCACCGCCTGCATACCGTCTATCCCATCGAGGAGGCCGTGCAGGTGTATAAG gtCAAACTCCACAGATGTCTAGAGAATCTTTTGAAGGAAGTGGAGGACGTGAAGAAGCGTGAGTCAGCAGAAAGGTTGAAAACCCAGGAGTGCAAG gagacagtgaagaaaaaacGGGAGAGGATTGTGAGTGAGTTCGGGAAGCTGCATCGGCTGCTGGTGGAcgaggagaagctgctgctccagaagctggaggaggaggagaagaggattCTGCTGCTGATCAATGAAAATCTGGCCAGGCTGGTGGAGCAGAAGTCATTGCTGGAAGAGCTTATCCTGGAGATAAAGGAAAAGACCCAGCAGGCAGATGACGGGCTGCTCAAG GACATGAAAAGCATCCTGAGCAG GTGCGAGGGAGTAAAGTTCCAGTCCCCCAAGGTTGTGTCCGTGACCTTGAAGGAAAACTACAGCATCCCTGAGCGCTGCCTTGGCCTGAGGGACATGCTGAAGAAGTTCAAAG tgGACGTGACTCTGGACCCTGACACAGCGCACCCTGAGCTCTCCCTGTCCGAGGACCGCAAAAGCGTGCGGCGTGGGAGCAAGAAGCTGCTCCTGTCCCTCTTTGAAAACCCCAAGAGGTTCGGCACTGCGCCAGTGGTGCTGGGGAGCCAGGTCTTCTTCTCAGGACGCTCCTACTGGGAGGTGCAGGTGGGAGACAAACCTGAGTGGGGCttggggctgtgcagggagtCTGCCAGCCGGAAAGGCAACGTCTTCTTCTCCCCAAACAATGGCTACTGGGTGCTGCGGCTGCAAAACGGGGTCAACTATGAGGCCCTCACTTCACCTGTCTCCCCTCTGACCATAAGCGTGAGACCACGGCGCATTGGTATCTTCCTGGACTATGAGGCAGGAGAAATCTCTTTTTACAATGTGACTGACCGCTCCCACATTTACACCTTCACTGACAAGTTTTCTGGGAATCTCCAgcctctcttcttcctgggTGCCTTTTTAGGGGGCAGAAATGCAGAGCCCTTGGTGATCTCCTGGGTCAGGGACACACAGGGGACCGGTTGCATCATCTTGTGA
- the LOC104057357 gene encoding E3 ubiquitin-protein ligase TRIM39 isoform X1: MALAGALERLQEEAICPICLEYMSEPVSIDCGHNFCRGCIVKHCQEKGIRADGPFSCPQCRASCHRSGFRPNRQLASIVESIRQLGLKGGSVVELGPETPLCVQHEECLKLFCEEDEEPICVVCRESLRHRLHTVYPIEEAVQVYKVKLHRCLENLLKEVEDVKKRESAERLKTQECKETVKKKRERIVSEFGKLHRLLVDEEKLLLQKLEEEEKRILLLINENLARLVEQKSLLEELILEIKEKTQQADDGLLKDMKSILSRCEGVKFQSPKVVSVTLKENYSIPERCLGLRDMLKKFKVDVTLDPDTAHPELSLSEDRKSVRRGSKKLLLSLFENPKRFGTAPVVLGSQVFFSGRSYWEVQVGDKPEWGLGLCRESASRKGNVFFSPNNGYWVLRLQNGVNYEALTSPVSPLTISVRPRRIGIFLDYEAGEISFYNVTDRSHIYTFTDKFSGNLQPLFFLGAFLGGRNAEPLVISWVRDTQGTGCIIL; this comes from the exons ATGGCGCTGGCAGGTGCCCTGGAGCGGCTGCAGGAAGAGGCCATCTGCCCCATCTGCCTGGAGTACATGAGCGAGCCGGTCAGCATCGACTGCGGGCACAACTTCTGCCGGGGCTGCATCGTCAAGCACTGCCAGGAGAAGGGCATCCGTGCCGATGgtcccttctcctgcccacaGTGCCGTGCCTCCTGCCACCGCAGCGGCTTCCGACCCAACCGGCAGTTGGCCAGCATCGTGGAGAGCATCCGGCAGCTGGGGCTGAAGGGTGGCTCGGTGGTGGAGCTGGGGCCAGAGACCCCGCTCTGTGTCCAGCACGAGGAGTGCCTCAAGCTCTTCtgtgaggaggatgaggagccCATCTGCGTGGTGTGCCGGGAGTCCCTGCGCCACCGCCTGCATACCGTCTATCCCATCGAGGAGGCCGTGCAGGTGTATAAG gtCAAACTCCACAGATGTCTAGAGAATCTTTTGAAGGAAGTGGAGGACGTGAAGAAGCGTGAGTCAGCAGAAAGGTTGAAAACCCAGGAGTGCAAG gagacagtgaagaaaaaacGGGAGAGGATTGTGAGTGAGTTCGGGAAGCTGCATCGGCTGCTGGTGGAcgaggagaagctgctgctccagaagctggaggaggaggagaagaggattCTGCTGCTGATCAATGAAAATCTGGCCAGGCTGGTGGAGCAGAAGTCATTGCTGGAAGAGCTTATCCTGGAGATAAAGGAAAAGACCCAGCAGGCAGATGACGGGCTGCTCAAG GACATGAAAAGCATCCTGAGCAG GTGCGAGGGAGTAAAGTTCCAGTCCCCCAAGGTTGTGTCCGTGACCTTGAAGGAAAACTACAGCATCCCTGAGCGCTGCCTTGGCCTGAGGGACATGCTGAAGAAGTTCAAAG tgGACGTGACTCTGGACCCTGACACAGCGCACCCTGAGCTCTCCCTGTCCGAGGACCGCAAAAGCGTGCGGCGTGGGAGCAAGAAGCTGCTCCTGTCCCTCTTTGAAAACCCCAAGAGGTTCGGCACTGCGCCAGTGGTGCTGGGGAGCCAGGTCTTCTTCTCAGGACGCTCCTACTGGGAGGTGCAGGTGGGAGACAAACCTGAGTGGGGCttggggctgtgcagggagtCTGCCAGCCGGAAAGGCAACGTCTTCTTCTCCCCAAACAATGGCTACTGGGTGCTGCGGCTGCAAAACGGGGTCAACTATGAGGCCCTCACTTCACCTGTCTCCCCTCTGACCATAAGCGTGAGACCACGGCGCATTGGTATCTTCCTGGACTATGAGGCAGGAGAAATCTCTTTTTACAATGTGACTGACCGCTCCCACATTTACACCTTCACTGACAAGTTTTCTGGGAATCTCCAgcctctcttcttcctgggTGCCTTTTTAGGGGGCAGAAATGCAGAGCCCTTGGTGATCTCCTGGGTCAGGGACACACAGGGGACCGGTTGCATCATCTTGTGA
- the LOC104057334 gene encoding C-C motif chemokine 4 homolog yields MKVFVATLAILIAAFCYQTSAAPFGSDPPTSCCFTYASRQLPRSFVVEYYETNSQCSQPAVVFVTRKGRQVCANPEQDWVQQYVNDLELN; encoded by the exons ATGAAGGTCTTTGTGGCTACCCTCGCCATTCTCATTGCCGCCTTCTGCTACCAGACATCTGCTGCTCCAT TTGGCTCCGACCCACCAACCTCCTGCTGCTTCACCTACGCCTCCCGGCAGCTGCCCCGCAGCTTCGTGGTAGAGTACTATGAGACCAACAGCCAGTGCTCCCAGCCAGCTGTCGT GTTTGTCACAAGGAAGGGCCGCCAAGTCTGCGCCAACCCTGAGCAGGACTGGGTCCAGCAGTACGTGAATGACCTGGAGCTGAACTGA